One part of the Oncorhynchus nerka isolate Pitt River unplaced genomic scaffold, Oner_Uvic_2.0 unplaced_scaffold_1383, whole genome shotgun sequence genome encodes these proteins:
- the LOC115123528 gene encoding tripartite motif-containing protein 16-like — MAQQGVLLDQDQFCCSVCLDLLKEPVTTICGHSYCRSCIEGCWDQDVLKGVYSCPQCRETFTPRPNLRKNNMLAELVEKLRKTGLQAAPPPALYYAGPGDVVCDFCTGTRKQKALMSCLVCLASYCETHLQPHYEFPGFKKHKLVKATAQLQEKICSHHDKLLEVYCRTDQQCICLLCVMDEHKGHDTVSAAAERTEKQVRPEQLLDSSLKSDSPQRQLGMSQQKVQQRFQEREKELKELQQAVESFKLSAQSAVEDSDQIFTELIRSIERRSSEVKELIRAQEEAQVSQAEGLLEQLKQEIAELRKRSTELEQLSHTEDHIHFLQSYQSLSSISVSSDLPSIVVRPLQYFGDVSKTVSELREKLEDFLKGEWTKISTTVNIVDVVLPPEPKTREQLLQYSCQLTLDPNTAYTDLSLSEGNRKVTYTDQVQPYPDHPDRFTYWCQVLCREGLSGRCYWEVERTGGVITAVSYKDISRTGTDSGFGLNNKSWSLKCSSGGYWFRHNNVVTKVSGPQSSRVGVYLDHKAGTLSFYSVSDTMTLLHRVQTTFTQPLYPGFVLYYNNGSAELVKL; from the exons ATGGCTCAACAGGGAGTTTTGCTGGACCAGGACCagttctgttgttctgtctgtctagaTCTACTGAAGGAGCCGGTCACTACTATCTGTGGACACAGTTACTGTAGGAGCTGTATTGAGGGCTGCTGGGATCAGGATGTCCTGAAAGGGGTCTATAGCTgtcctcagtgcagagagaccttCACTCCAAGGCctaatctgaggaaaaataacatgttGGCTGAGCTGGTGGAGAAACTGAGGAAGACAGGACTCCAGGCTGCTCCCCCTCCTGCTCTGTACTATGCTGGACCTGGAGATGTGGTGTGTGATTTCTGCACTGGGACCAGAAAGCAGAAAGCCCTCATGTCCTGTCTGGTGTGTCTGGCCTCTTACTGTGAGACTCACCTCCAACCTCACTATGAATTTCCTGGTTTCAAGAAGCACAAGCTGGTCAAAGCCACCGCACAACTACAGGAGAAGATCTGCTCTCATCATGACAAACTGCTGGAGGTTTACTGTCGTACCGATCAGCAGTGtatctgtctgctgtgtgtgatgGATGAACATAAAGGCCATGATACAGTGTCAGCTGCAGCAGAGAGGACTGAGAAACAGGTAAGACCAGAACAACTT CTTGATAGCTCATTGAAGAGTGATTCTCCACAGAGGCAGCTGGGGATGAGTCAGCAGAAGGTCCAGCAGAGattccaggagagagagaaggagctgaaGGAGCTCCAACAGGCTGTGGAGTCTTTCAAG ctctctgcacAGTCAGCAGTGGAGGACAGTGATCAGATCTTTACTGAGCTGATCCGCTCCATTGAGAGAAGGAGCTCTGAGGTGAAGGAGCTGATCAGAGCCCAAGAGGAGGCTCAAGTGAGTCAAGCTGAAGGACTCCTGGAGCAACTGAAGCAGGAGATAGCTGAGCTGAGGAAGAGAAGCACTGAGCTGGAgcagctctcacacacagaggaTCACATCCATTTCCTCCAG agttatcagtctctctccagtaTCAGTGTATCTTCAGACTTACCCAGCATCGTTGTCCGTCCTCTTCAGTACTTTGGAGATGTGAGTAAGACTGTgtctgaactgagagagaaactaGAAGACTTCCTTAAAGGAGAATGGACCAAGATCTCCACTACAG tgaATATAGTGGATGTTGTACTGCCTCCAGAGCCCAAGACCAGAGAACAGTTGTTACAAT attcctgtcagctcacactggacccaaacacagcatacacagacctctctctgtctgaagggAACAGAAAGGTGACCTATACAGACCAAGTCCAACCATATCCTGACCATCCAGACAGATTCACCTACTGGTGTCAGgttctgtgtagagagggtctgtctggacgctgttactgggaggtggagaggactggTGGTGTTATTACAGCAGTCTCATATAAAGACATCAGCAGAACAGGGACAGATAGTGGATTTGGACTCAATAACAAGTCCTGGAGTTTAAAGTGCTCTAGTGGTGGTTATTGGTTCAGACACAATAATGTTGTGACTAAAGTATCAGGCCCTCAGTCCTCCAGAGTAGGAGTGTACCTGGATCACAAGGCAGGTACTCTGTCCTTCTACAGTGTCTCTGACACAATGACCCTCCTCCACAGAGTCCAGACCACATTCACTCAGCCCCTCTATCCTGGGTTTGTTCTCTATTATAATAATGGTTCtgctgagctggttaaactgtaa